The following are encoded together in the Canis aureus isolate CA01 chromosome 30, VMU_Caureus_v.1.0, whole genome shotgun sequence genome:
- the PDE9A gene encoding high affinity cGMP-specific 3',5'-cyclic phosphodiesterase 9A isoform X2, giving the protein MREELAARSSRTSCPCKYSLVDNNRRLTPRRDVPTYPKYLLSPETIDALRKPTFDVWLWEPNEMLSCLEHMYHDLGLVRDFSINPITLRRWLLCVHDNYRNNPFHNFRHCFCVTQMMYSMIWLCRLQEKFSQMDILILMTAAICHDLDHPGYNNTYQINARTELAVRYNDISPLENHHCAVAFQILAQPECNIFANVQPDGFKQIRQGMITLILATDMARHAEIMDSFKETMENFDYSNEEHVTLLKMILIKCCDISNEVRPMEVAEPWVDCLLEEYFMQSDREKSEGLPVAPFMDRDKVTKATAQIGFIKFVLIPMFETVTKLFPVVEEIMLQPLWESRDRYEELKQIDDAMKEKTESLTSSGETDTSREGSGDATKSEDNAILN; this is encoded by the exons ATGCGAGAGGAGCTGGCAGCCAGAAGCAGCAG GACCAGCTGTCCCTGCAAGTACAGTTTAGTGGATAACAACAGGAGGTTGACGCCTCGGCGTGATGTCCCCACGTATCCCAAG TACCTGCTCTCTCCAGAGACCATAGACGCCCTCCGGAAGCCCACCTTTGACGTCTGGCTCTGGGAGCCCAACGAG ATGCTGAGCTGCTTGGAGCACATGTACCACGACCTGGGCCTGGTCAGAGATTTCTCCATCAACCCCATCACGCTCAGGAGATGGCTG CTCTGCGTCCACGACAACTACAGAAACAACCCTTTTCACAACTTCCGGCACTGCTTCTGCGTGACCCAGATGATGTACAGCATGATCTGGCTCTGCAGGCTCCAG GAGAAATTTTCCCAAATGGACATCCTGATTCTAATGACAGCGGCCATCTGCCATGACCTGGACCATCCAGGCTACAACAACAC GTACCAGATCAACGCGCGCACAGAGCTGGCCGTCCGGTACAACGACATCTCGCCCCTGGAGAACCACCACTGTGCCGTGGCCTTCCAGATTCTCGCCCAGCCCGAGTGCAACATCTTCGCCAACGTGCAGCCGGACGGGTTCAAGCAGATCAGACAG GGGATGATCACATTGATCTTAGCCACCGACATGGCAAGACACGCAGAAATTAtggattctttcaaagaaacgaTGGAGAATTTTGACTACAGCAATGAGGAGCACGTGACCCTT CTGAAGATGATTTTGATAAAATGCTGTGACATCTCCAATGAGGTCCGTCCAATGGAAGTCGCGGAGCCTTGGGTGGACTGCCTGTTAGAAGAGTATTTCATGCAG AGCGACCGCGAGAAGTCGGAGGGCCTCCCTGTGGCCCCCTTCATGGACCGGGACAAAGTGACCAAAGCCACGGCCCAAATTGGGTTCATCAAGTTTGTCCTGATCCCGATGTTCGAAACGGTGACCAAG CTCTTCCCCGTGGTGGAGGAGATCATGCTGCAGCCCCTTTGGGAATCCAGGGATCGTTACGAGGAGCTGAAGCAAATCGATGATGCCATGAAAGAG AAGACTGAGAGCCTGACGTCCTCCGGGGAAACCGACACGTCGAGAGAGGGGAGCGGAGATGCGACCAAAAGCGAAGATAATGCCATTCTGAATTGA